The DNA region GAAGGCGTTTATTTAGCAACATCCGATGAGCTTCAAGGTTTAGTCGTTCAAGGACGGACTGTTTCTGAAACTTTAGAAATTGCTCGTGATGTAGCGCGTAAGTTGTTAGAAGCACAATCTCAGGATCAACAACTAGATTATTTGCAACCAATAGCTGAACAATTTAACTATCCTTTAGTGTTAGGTCAGTAGTTAATTTATGGGACGGTTGGCTGGGTTTAGCTACAGAGAGATTATCAAAATATTAAAAACCTTTGGCTTTGTGTTTCATCGTCAAGCCGCAGGGAGTCATGAAATCTGGTTTAATCCTGAAAGTAACCGTTACACTACTATTCCCAATCATTCTGGTGATATGCCAGAAGGAACGTTACGTGCAATTTTAAAGCAAGCTGGTATTGAACCTGAAGATTTTCTTAACCGCTCTTAGTAATAAAGGGGGTTTTTATTCATTTTGATTAAG from Nostoc commune NIES-4072 includes:
- a CDS encoding type II toxin-antitoxin system HicB family antitoxin, giving the protein MERLLNIHIEKLPEGVYLATSDELQGLVVQGRTVSETLEIARDVARKLLEAQSQDQQLDYLQPIAEQFNYPLVLGQ
- a CDS encoding type II toxin-antitoxin system HicA family toxin, whose product is MGRLAGFSYREIIKILKTFGFVFHRQAAGSHEIWFNPESNRYTTIPNHSGDMPEGTLRAILKQAGIEPEDFLNRS